The Vigna unguiculata cultivar IT97K-499-35 chromosome 11, ASM411807v1, whole genome shotgun sequence genomic sequence ATAACATGATCTATAGTTAagtgttttaattaattaattcatttcattATTCAAACATTGAATCAACCTTTTTGTaacaaaagtattatttttGGATTTAGTTTATCAtgagttttaatttattatgaaaggtacattttattttttttaatttattactattattatatttattatcactTTCTATTAACAAATTCTGTGTTTGATTTATTAGAAATTTGGATTTGAAATAGAAACATTTGGtacattttattactttacCTATTACGATTCTGTTTGAGATAACATTAACTATTTTCAAATGTTTTCActaattaattctaattaatttatgcatttatttatttcattatttaaatattgaatcAACCTTTTTGTAACAAGTATTTTATTGgcttatttaatttatcatgagttttaatttttcatgccacttacattttttattttttaagttttacttttttaattattattactattagtatatttgttattagtttttatttacaaattctGTGTTTTACTGTATTGGAAATAGAAATCTTTGGtgcattttattattacttcaaCTAATGAATCGTGTTTGAAATAACGTTAACTATATAGCCAAATGTttccattaattaattaattcattccattatttaaatattgaatcAACTTCTTCGTAACATCTTTTTTAAGGATTTAGTTTATCGtgagttttaatttattatgacaGTTACAAATATAGTACAATAATTGTATGCTacagttttattttgtttttttacatcttttaattttaattcagaaTTTACTAAGTGTAGATATAATTTGATGTTCACAAGAAATTTCAGACCATCTACATGTCTGTTCTTTGATATcattatttcaaaagtttgTATAAATTGAAACTGTCtttgcttatttattttttattatttatagaataatttGTTGGATCATGTAGTCTGTGTTGACATTAATTATACGATGTGGTCAAACAAATTTGAAGccagttacatttttttttaactgcttagttgtatagtttttataaattaaaactgtgtttattaatttattttctgtgTTGTGGTTTATTGTAAATTGAAGATGACGTCGTGATTTGTGAAcataaatggattgaattttttgagTGCTTCCGTTTCTAATTTGGAATTTGTATATTTGTGTTTTGAGTTTGTCAATCGAAATCGTTTCAAATTTTACACGTCCATGCCTTTggaactaatatttatttagagGTTGTTTcaacatgatttattttattattaatataaaataatattaatatattaatgaatTTGTGAATTTGTaatcaacattttttatttaattatttatattttgtttcaaagttttggttaaattattaaattttaattttaattaacatatgaatatattaatattaaacaaactaattataattaaaattgaaacctTTGTTACATCTAGCCCAACGTTTTGAAGTTTTATGCTTATAAATTGAGAATTGAGTTGGACTTTGAGACTTGaactccttttaattttttaagtccATTCGTTTGTAACAAGTAtttatgattataattataattaaacacTTATATGAGTCGTTTTCAAAGAATTTttgtcaattaattaattattctatcaattaattgatattaatacattaatgaagttgtaaatatataatccacgatttctatttatttatttatttattttgggatTTGTTTCAACgttttaagttaaattattaaatatttattttacttaatacAATGAAAGAGATtgatttatttcataatttattgcaaccattcttttaattattatttaacaaaaaatattaatattgttattgttatttttactattacttGTGAATTTATTACTCAGTCCTATTGAAAACGAAGTCttcttaatatttattacttttattaacgagatatttttgaagaaaacttTAGAAGTCCATTTGCACACTCTTAAAATTTCGTAACACATTTTTCAAACCAATGCCAACtctaaaaaaaagtgaaaactaTCACATGATATAAAGGGTTATAAATCAGTATAGAAGTCTCACAAATCATAATCACCTTTGTAAACAATGAAATCAAATTagttatgttaattatttataataattatatatgattaaGTGGGTGTTGGGCTTTTAGCACGGACAAATTTGGTCATCAAAAAAGAagggtctttcttcctacacctccaagcatttcttctgcacctccaaattttttaaaatttcccaaataccctttgaccatttaaggaAACTCACAGACATCACACCCCCAGAAATACTTCcagaaatcaaaatatataacttccgaaaatcaaaatatatcaccggaaatcaacttccagaagtcaaaatatatcaccagaagtcgacttccggaagtcaaaaatcattactggaagtcaacttccgaaaataaaaaaacattaccggaagtcaacttccgaaaatcaaaaaacattacgaaagtcgacttccgtaagtaaaatttaatcaattttaaacatttttaatttttttttaaatttatattttctatcttttattttatttcaatttttataaaacacgtattaaaaattatcaaacatataaattttaaaaaaattactttaaaaaataaaaaataaaaaatataataaaattaaaaaataatttgaaaaataatttaaattaaaataagatgactttaaagttaaaaaaatgaaaaataaataaatatatatatatatatatatatatatatatatatatatatatatatatatatatatatatatatatatatatatatatatatatatatatatatatatatatatatatatatatatatatatatatatatcggaagtcgacttctcgtgtatatatatttatatatttttttttcatttttttaactttaaagttttgttattttaaatattttaaaattttttcaattatatatatttttatatttttaaatttaaatttctttttatataatttattaaaaatttaataaaaataaaaaacaattaaaaaatcatatttatataaataatatataaataataacatttaaaatataaaaaaacgaatatatatatatatatatatatatttttatatatattttcttttttcttttttttaatttaaagttttattattttaaaatgaatttaaatattaaataaaattaaatgaagcagaattttttttttgtttttttaatttaaagtttaatattattttaattttacttatttttatatttatatttattttttattatattaaatagaaataaaattatatatatagatattaatattttttatactttaagaaatatgaaaacatacaaaataaatataataataaactaaaaaaatcattaaaagttaaaaaatataaattctgaaaagatataaaaatattcaaaaaaaattttttttcacCTTACGAAAGTCGGAGAATTTTTCTTTGACTTCCCGGaagtcaaatattttttgacttccggaagtcgacttccgagaattttttttacttccagaagtcgactttcggtgatacattttgactttcggaagttatttttgacttccgaaaatcGATtttcggtgatatattttgacttgcgaaagtcatatattttgattttcgaAAATCGACATAATTTTGAAGATATGGTGTCTGCAAATTttcttaaatggtcaaaggattttttgggaatttaaaaaaagtttggaggtgtagaagaaattttggaggtgcaggaagaaagacccaaaAAGAACTTACAAGCAATTATGATATTTGATTGccatttaaattctttttccgTCAAGTACTATCCAAGTTATACAACAAACTAGCCACAACCAAAGAATACAAAAACAATTGCAGGGGACGAATAAAAAGGGATGAGCAAAACTGCAGATAAtacaattataaagaaaaaacagtGATTCAAGAAATAATTGAAGCAGTTTTATTGGAAGGCCTGCAATCACAAGTACACAGTTTTCTAGATCCTTCCACTACACGTTGAGATCTTCTTGTGTGAAGCTTGATGTTCACCAACTTCCCAGCCATCTGTAGCATCAAACATAGAGAAAAATTGTCAAATAGTTAAGAATTGTCAAGAGAATTATAGAAATCTAAGTTTGtacaaccaaccaaccaaattgtacaaattttctcataatttctctaaattcttatttttaacttgTGTATGATATAATTATAACTTAAGACAAAGCCATTTAGggtttttcttcttatttttctcttttagaaGTGCTTATGAAGAAATTTGTTCACACATACCCTAATAAAGTCTAGATAATGAAAGGCTATAGTCACAGCtttaaaagcaaaataaaacTTCTAGAAAACAAAAGTCACAGCTAAGTGTGTCAATATTAAACCTTCACATATTCTGATCGCCACCTTTCTCTTACTGGTCATATTTCACTTCATTAATTATATGGCGTCCAGAAATAAACTCAAAAAACTACAGAACAAATGAACAAAAAGGCGTAATTGTGTTCTTtttcaaaaactaaacaaaactaCCCTGGAAGAAACCACTCGATGAGCAAGTTCAGGATTAAACCCAAGCTTAAGTTCATTATGTGAACAAAGAACCTAGAAAGAATAATAGGAACAGAAACTTATATAGCAAAACAAACAGTAGCAAACCATTTTCCAAACCAAGTCTTCAGGACCCAATGGCTGAGCTGGACTAGAATACAGGAAATGCTTTGAAtactgaaaagaaaaaggaaaacatcaatcaaacaagcaaaaaaGGCAATGCacaaatcaattttagaaaatgaaaatcagttaaattaaattctacATGAAGGGAATTACAAACCTCGGCAAGATATTTTTGCATTTCTTTGATACGAGCAGGTTTAATGCCTTTCAAATAATCCAAAAGCCATCCTGGCTTTAGGGCATCATTGGAGGAAATGAACAATGCTATCTGCatacatggaaaaaaaaaataatggcagattcctattaaaaaaaaaataacaagtcATGAGGTTCTTAATGTAATCAAATACATGATATAAATGCATACATACACACCTTCCTGTAATCAAGTATTCCTTCAAAAGGAAGCTCCAGCTCATCACTTATTATAACTGGAATGCATCCACTAACAATAGCATCAAATAATCTAGCAGAGGATGGAGTGTCGCCGGCAGGGCTTAGGCAAAATAGAGACCTGACGATGTGCAAGGCAAGCAAATAAATACAACAAGATAAGTAACCAGAGTTCATTTATCCAAGTGGTGAACTTATATTACTTGCGCATGCCAATTTGTGCAGCTTCTTTTCCCCCTCCCCAGCTGTTCCCTCCTCTATACTCACACCATCAGCCCCACTTAATTCAGCCACAAGCTTAGAGCGTATCTTTCCTCCCTGAAACAAGATCACAACGAAAGCAACTAAACTCAGAATATAAAAACATGCAGCCATGgaagtgaccaaaaaatttgagAATGCTGCATACAGAAGTAGGGTAAATCATGATCCAACTTCCAGCTCAGACAGTATAATATTGAACAACTAGCAGTAAAAACCCATTAGCCAGTCACAGCTCTACCCCAAATGAAACAAGGCCTTCCTTATGTAATTAAGGAGTAAAGGACATATCACACATCCAACAATCACAATATACTTTTGTCAATATAAGCTCTTAAGGCTGATTTTAAACTAACAGTGAACAGAAATTATCGGGAAAGAAATCATCTATCATACATTGAATTTCCAAAGAAacaaaacctttttttcttgacaaaaaaattcaaactattTCTGGCGACAAGGGGAGCTTTTTCTGCATCACCATGATTCTGATTTTAGTTGCTTAAAGTCAGTTCTATAATGTTgacaaaaccataaaaatatacTGATACTAGACATATGCAGATAGAACTTGTAAATCTTCCACCTGCCAGTCAATAAATTAACCAGGCATCGCACAATATGCTTACCGCATTTCTCTTGAGCCGGCCCCGAAAGAAAAGCAACATATTTCTTTTAGGATTTATCTCGGCCAAACACTTGGCATCACATAAATCAAGATTGGGAACATATGGAAGAATCAGGTCTTTCTCCAGAAAAACCTGTCCTGGCTTGTACCTGAAAGAGGAAAAAGATCACTGGATGCCACTTCCAACAAACAATAACATTGAATTCATAAAGTTGTGTGCAAGTTAGAAAAACTGACCAGTTCCCTGTGGAATCCATATCAGGCAACAACCATATTGCTTTCTTCACTTCTTTTCGAACAGACTTAAAAGACCAGGGATGATGCACAGGGATTATGTGATCTCTACCACCAGAGCGCTTCCATGCAGGTTGATCAGTGATCCACTTCAAAGCTTCCTACATCCACACCAACATCAGGCATAATTGTCCACATTGCACCAGCCATCAAAAACCAGAAAAACAAGGTTCTAGTATTGTTATCAGTCAAGGAATAAACTCTCATTTTCCTCCTGAAGTATTACCCTCTCTCCCAAATACTAATTCTTTAAGTAACATATTGTATATAATCTCCTATACATTGAAAAACCTTTCAAATTAGTTCTTAACCTGttagtaaaattgaataaaCTTGTGGGCTATATATGGTTTTATTGTGTAGGAAGCAATAGTTGGAGAATCAAATTGGTGGTTAATGCATATAACTGAAAGAAGGTAACataaagtgaagaaaaaaaaaatgagagcaTTAGAAGAGCACTCACACCCTATAAAGGGCCTTGCATTGTTGTTTTTCCATGAGGAAGAAGCTGATAGTGGTGAAGAAGGGAACGTAAAACAAATCAGCCTCCTCCTGTCGGTGAACCCTGATGACACTGTTCAAGAGCCTCTTCGATTGGGGTGCGATGAGATCCGCCCAGAGCCAGTAATCAATGGAGTGCTGCATTCGCAATCACAACCAACCGACGCAATTTAACAGATCAACAAAACGGTGAGGGAATAAAGCGAGGAGAAACGGAAGGAACCTGTTCGATGAGACGGTGAACGGGACTTCCATTGGAGGTGAGATTGGAGGTTTCTTGGTAGGTTCTTTTGAAGAGCCAGAGCAAATCGTAGGTGAACTTTGGGGGCATGTCGTAGACGTAAACCCTAAGGGGAAGGGAGAGCGGGTAGTAAGGATCGGTGTACAGCCTGTCCATCTCGGAGCGATAAACGGCGTCGTCGAGCTTGTCGACGAGATCCTCTTGCCCGGCGCGCGCGGTGTCGTCGGCAACGGAGGATGGCGTGGCGGCGAGGAAGCGGTCGAGGGAGACGAGGAAGGAAGTTTCGGCATCGGGAACGCGGACATTGGTGGGAGGAAGAGAGGGAGAGCggagaggagagagagagaagaggatGAAGAGGAGAGAGAAAGCGAGAAGGAAGAGGAACAGAGTGGTTCGCGATTTGGATCGTGGAATGTACTTTCCGGCCATTGTTACGCTCGATCACTGCACGCAAAAATTTACAGACACAACATAACTAATGTATAACAACAACTTCAAGATAGAATCTTTCTCAAATTCTCCATACTTGTCTTAATGTTCTTTCATCAGTGTATGTctaaatagtattttaattttcatctctttgtttagtttttactttgtaaaatataggttaaattatacttttagttccaattttcgtagtaaaatttgaatttggtccctcaattattttttatctggtccctattttggaaaatttgacccaatcaagtccttttcattagtggtggagtaacggtgttaaatggggtgccacgtgtcagcttatggattttttgaaattttttgaaattttttattaatttttttttgaatttttattttattttttattaattttttaaaaatttttaaaaaaattaaaattttgtcacgtgtcaagctgacatcgtgccacgtggcagtgacagtgccatgtgtcactatttgggaggtgtcattttcccattttcaatttggtccctatattttattttttgtctcaatttagtcccaatttttgtaaaaattgtgcaattttgtccctctccaaatttaaaccaaatttaatttttatataaatatgtacaaatatttttatcaaaattgatattttaagtaaatatttttaacaagattaagtttattttaatttatattttacgttaaactttatttaaaattgttttaaaattgttaatagaaaataatattaataaaaaaattcataaattatattgatattttattatattatactttaatattattttttatttgaatttatattttaaataattgcatatttttaaatgtgtaaaattcaataatttctatacaaatgttttagttagtataaaaataacaattatataatttaagaaaaattaactagtttatgtaacaataaaaaacaaataaatttaaattttgaaaacaattttaagtaaaatttaatgtgaaacaaatttaaagaaacttgattttattgaaaatatataataaaaatatcaatttgaataaaaaaaaatcaaatttaataaaaatatttgtataacattttataattttttttttcaatttggagggggacgaaattgcataatttttacaaaaattaggactaaattgagacaaaaaataaaatacagggaccaaattgagaatgagaaaatgacacttcccaaatagtgacacgtggcacgatgtcagcttgacacgtggcaaaattttaattttctaaaaaaattcaaaaaaattaataaaaattcaaaaaaaaaatacaaaaaaagaataataaaaaataaaaaaaatttcaaaaaatccagaagctgacacgtggcaccccatttaacaccgttactccaccactaacggaaaggacttgattgggtcaaatttcccaaaatagggaccagattgagataaaaaataattgaggaaccaaattcaaattttgctacaaaaatggggactaaaagtataatttaacctaaaatatatgaattatatatatatatatatatatatatatatatatatatatttgtttgattCTAGGTTTAATTAATGAGATGGTacttacttttaaaaatgtgtcaatttaatcttaatttttgatAAAATGTCTTAATCAAGTGTTTTtcagacaaaaattattaatgcgGTTAACTTAATCTAtgacttttatcactaaattttgatataaatattaatacttaattttgtaattttgtaagtcattttaaatatcaatactgtGTTAATAATTTCTTGCTTAAAAAAGACTTAATTGAAgcatcttttcaaaagttgagactcaattaatatctttttaaaaacaataccAAACTGATACATTTAAATACAAGTGAGTattatccgactaattatacctcgattctatttttgttttagagATCACATAcggaaaattgaaaaataataacagTATAAGATATctaaaaacaaagaacaaatttttatttataatcgaTTGTGAAATagtaattgatttaatttaaattttatattaaattaaattaaatcaaattataattgattgtctAGGTTTAATTTGAGTGACTTCTTattgaaaatcaaatcaaattaagcCAGGAACAGTGATGTCATGATTTATCATTTTAGAGTAATACTTTTATAGATATGAAAAATTGTACTaggtggatttttttttttataattataatattaaagcTTGAGATTAACGATAGTTTCACAGAATACTAATAGAAGGAAAAAAACAGAAAGGTATCAGACATTGGTTCATAAACAGCATATATAAAACGAAAACAGAACCAACAAAATCAAACGTAGTGttgtaataaaaattgaaactctGTTGTAGCGTGAACTTAGAAGGAGATGAGATCATCTTTTGTTGATGAATGTTGTTTCTTTGGATATTGTTCTTCATCAAAACCACCccttttcccaaatatcatctCATCAAGATCATCCAACATGTCATCCTGGTTTCCTCTGTTTCCACTTCTTGAACTTCCACTTCTTCTAACCAGGGCTTTCTCTTCTCTAAAATGTGGTGCCTCATCACCTTCAGGTTcatgcttcttcttcttcttcatcatttctTCATATCTCTTCAAAACCTTCTGAATCTCATCATTTATGTTCAAGGCCTCACAAAGCAGCGCTTCATTGTCCCATGAAGTCTCAATGATTCTATGGACAGTAATCTGGGACTGTCGGCACTGTTGTACTAATGTCGTAACCAAATCATCCTGAAAATATCACACACAAGTTGGTCACTAAAAGGATGTGCTTTTGAGGAACAGGTTTCAGCATTATAGTAACTTACTAGAAACACAACCTAAAGGAACTAAGATCGCATGGTCTTTGAACATTGCCGCAACGAAAACAAAAAGAGAATATACCTTTACAACGTCCTTCTGCGTTGAAGAAGATAAGACAGTAGAAAGAA encodes the following:
- the LOC114168428 gene encoding LOW QUALITY PROTEIN: probable arabinosyltransferase ARAD1 (The sequence of the model RefSeq protein was modified relative to this genomic sequence to represent the inferred CDS: inserted 1 base in 1 codon), yielding MAGKYIPRSKSRTTLFLFLLAFSLLFILFSLSPLRSPSLPPTNVRVPDAETSFLVSLDRFLAATPSSVADDTARAGQEDLVDKLDDAVYRSEMDRLYTDPYYPLSLPLRVYVYDMPPKFTYDLLWLFKRTYQETSNLTSNGSPVHRLIEQHSIDYWLWADLIAPQSKRLLNSVIRVHRQEEADLFYVPFFTTISFFLMEKQQCKALYREALKWITDQPAWKRSGGRDHIIPVHHPWSFKSVRKEVKKAIWLLPDMDSTGNWYKPGQVFLEKDLILPYVPNLDLCDAKCLAEINPKRNMLLFFRGRLKRNAGGKIRSKLVAELSGADGVSIEEGTAGXGGKEAAQIGMRKSLFCLSPAGDTPSSARLFDAIVSGCIPVIISDELELPFEGILDYRKIALFISSNDALKPGWLLDYLKGIKPARIKEMQKYLAEYSKHFLYSSPAQPLGPEDLVWKMMAGKLVNIKLHTRRSQRVVEGSRKLCTCDCRPSNKTASIIS